Proteins encoded within one genomic window of Aerococcus viridans:
- a CDS encoding helix-turn-helix domain-containing protein produces MAFYLLHNYMDFILVTEYLNTNLGYKLLASKYGMPSSSPLKQWVRTYKSLGIEGLKRKSGKETYTVQFKLDTVKFMLETGASFQETANQFKMNNPALIYSWRKAFNEQGIEGLKLKLKRRPSMTKKPRKSKKSEEKDLTREKALERENELLRLEVAYLGMSTHY; encoded by the coding sequence ATGGCCTTTTATCTTTTACACAATTATATGGACTTTATCCTCGTTACTGAGTATTTAAATACTAATCTAGGATACAAATTACTAGCAAGCAAATATGGTATGCCCTCTTCATCACCGTTAAAACAATGGGTTAGAACCTATAAATCCTTAGGGATAGAGGGTTTAAAACGAAAGAGCGGTAAGGAAACATACACTGTTCAATTTAAATTAGATACTGTAAAATTCATGTTAGAAACAGGGGCTTCTTTTCAAGAAACTGCAAATCAATTTAAAATGAATAATCCTGCATTAATTTATAGTTGGAGGAAAGCATTTAATGAACAAGGAATAGAAGGCCTAAAACTAAAGTTAAAGAGGAGACCTTCAATGACAAAGAAACCTCGAAAATCTAAAAAGAGTGAAGAAAAAGATTTAACACGTGAAAAAGCATTAGAGCGAGAGAACGAACTACTTAGACTTGAGGTAGCTTACCTTGGAATGTCAACACATTATTGA
- a CDS encoding helix-hairpin-helix domain protein, which yields MTNDFKVSANQTQAIYEKLKTTFPDVGKWPPDTKAEIILGAILVQNTNWRNVEKSLERLKQTTDFIPDQILGLSDEDLQFLIQPSGFYKNKSRAIQETFRWFQNQNW from the coding sequence ATGACAAATGATTTCAAGGTATCAGCTAATCAAACACAAGCCATTTATGAAAAGTTAAAAACTACATTCCCAGATGTCGGTAAATGGCCACCAGATACAAAAGCTGAAATTATCCTAGGTGCAATCTTAGTTCAAAATACCAATTGGCGAAATGTTGAAAAATCACTGGAACGGTTGAAACAAACTACGGACTTTATACCAGATCAAATATTAGGACTAAGTGACGAAGACTTACAATTCCTCATTCAACCATCAGGCTTTTATAAAAATAAATCACGTGCTATTCAGGAAACATTTCGTTGGTTTCAAAATCAAAATTGGTAA
- a CDS encoding putative metal homeostasis protein: MAEKMDAASVRRRMKSPNRKTRQRAQRVLKSLNK; this comes from the coding sequence ATGGCAGAAAAAATGGACGCAGCGAGTGTACGACGCCGGATGAAAAGTCCAAACCGTAAAACACGTCAACGAGCACAAAGAGTATTAAAATCTTTAAACAAGTAA
- a CDS encoding ABC transporter ATP-binding protein produces the protein MSVLTIENVQKKFKDGDTEIVALEETSFTAEKGEFIAIIGPSGSGKSTFLSIAAGLQEPTQGRVMINDKPFSEKKEKERARIRFEEVGFILQASNLIPFLKVSDQLKLVDKLSKKEKSPLDLLELLGIEKLKNKFPEQISGGEKQRVAIARALYNNPSIIFADEPTASLDSKRAMDVVDVLAKMTKQQNKTTIMVTHDLRLIDQCDKVYEMNDGVLTLRENPDTTKDVRMV, from the coding sequence ATGAGTGTATTAACAATTGAAAATGTACAGAAAAAATTTAAAGATGGGGATACCGAAATTGTGGCCCTTGAAGAAACGTCATTTACAGCAGAGAAAGGTGAATTTATTGCTATTATCGGGCCATCCGGTTCAGGAAAAAGTACCTTTTTAAGTATTGCTGCCGGCTTACAGGAACCAACACAAGGTAGGGTAATGATTAACGATAAACCTTTTAGTGAAAAGAAAGAAAAAGAGCGGGCGCGCATTCGTTTTGAAGAAGTAGGTTTTATCTTGCAAGCGTCAAATCTTATTCCATTCCTAAAAGTATCTGATCAATTGAAATTAGTCGATAAACTATCTAAAAAAGAGAAAAGCCCATTAGATTTATTGGAACTACTAGGTATTGAAAAATTAAAAAATAAATTTCCAGAGCAAATATCTGGGGGGGAAAAGCAGCGTGTAGCAATTGCGCGCGCCTTATATAATAATCCTTCAATTATATTTGCCGACGAACCAACAGCAAGCCTAGACTCTAAACGTGCGATGGATGTGGTGGATGTCTTGGCCAAAATGACCAAACAACAAAATAAAACAACTATCATGGTTACACACGATCTTCGTTTAATAGACCAATGCGATAAAGTCTATGAAATGAATGATGGGGTCTTAACCTTAAGAGAAAATCCTGATACGACTAAGGATGTACGGATGGTTTGA
- a CDS encoding ABC transporter permease, giving the protein MTYILKGILNSWIFDDEKLDSTDRERKQVRMFLAIKEILYAKKKYSLVVGVMFLIAFLVFFLISLAYGLAMESRVGIDQWQADQIILTEEADGTMSRSNIDEEDYDAVDSDNKASLLQMPTNMHSDDIESDEQLSISLFGIQFDDFIAPKVTEGRQVNADNEALIDDSLTKQYGLGIGATVTIEGQAFEVVGLTTNTKYSIAPMVHITQNAFRNIQDASLNTSNTSDNSQMPEGELGQEADNQIINAIVVRGEATDLPDNLEIWSTADFINNLPGYSAQLLTFIFMIGFLILIAAVVIGIFIYVLTIQKIDVFGVMKAQGISTGTIGRSVVVQTIILTLIGLVLGVAVTILSIYFLPAQVPTQINWLFFIAVGGLILLCSLIGALFSVKTIVNVDPARAIA; this is encoded by the coding sequence ATGACGTATATTTTAAAGGGGATTCTTAATAGTTGGATTTTTGACGATGAAAAATTAGATTCAACAGATAGAGAGAGGAAGCAAGTAAGAATGTTTTTAGCCATTAAAGAAATATTATATGCAAAGAAGAAGTATAGTTTGGTTGTTGGGGTAATGTTTTTGATTGCCTTTTTGGTTTTTTTCTTAATTAGTTTGGCTTATGGCCTAGCGATGGAGAGTCGAGTGGGGATTGACCAATGGCAAGCTGACCAAATCATTTTGACAGAAGAAGCAGATGGGACAATGAGTCGCTCTAATATAGATGAAGAAGATTATGATGCGGTTGATTCAGATAATAAAGCTTCATTACTACAAATGCCAACCAATATGCATTCAGATGATATCGAAAGTGATGAACAACTATCTATTTCCCTATTTGGTATCCAATTTGATGACTTTATTGCACCTAAAGTGACTGAAGGTCGTCAGGTGAACGCTGATAATGAAGCTTTAATCGACGATAGTCTAACTAAACAATATGGCCTAGGAATAGGGGCTACTGTAACGATTGAAGGACAAGCGTTTGAAGTTGTGGGATTAACGACAAATACGAAATATAGTATTGCGCCGATGGTTCATATCACACAAAATGCTTTTAGAAACATCCAAGACGCTTCGTTGAATACATCGAATACATCAGATAATAGCCAAATGCCTGAAGGTGAATTAGGGCAAGAAGCGGATAATCAAATAATTAATGCTATTGTCGTACGTGGTGAAGCAACAGATTTACCTGATAATCTGGAAATATGGTCAACGGCAGATTTTATCAATAATTTACCAGGATATAGCGCACAGTTACTCACATTTATTTTCATGATTGGCTTTTTAATTTTAATTGCAGCAGTTGTGATTGGTATTTTTATTTACGTACTTACTATTCAAAAAATTGACGTATTCGGTGTGATGAAAGCTCAAGGTATTTCAACAGGCACAATTGGTCGTTCTGTGGTTGTACAAACCATTATCCTTACATTAATTGGTCTAGTACTAGGTGTTGCGGTGACCATTTTGAGCATCTATTTCCTACCAGCTCAAGTGCCAACCCAAATCAATTGGCTGTTCTTTATAGCAGTCGGTGGCTTGATTTTACTTTGTTCATTAATTGGTGCCTTATTCTCAGTGAAAACAATAGTGAACGTTGATCCAGCAAGAGCAATCGCCTAG
- a CDS encoding IS3 family transposase (programmed frameshift) — protein sequence MSTRRKRRSYSDEFKHQIVDLHKAGKPRNEIISEYELTPSTFDRWVRENTESGSFKVQDNLTPEQKELRALKKRNAQLEMENDILKQAALIFGRRFEVIKANKHKYSISAMCRALKINRGSYYYEAKKKESESELEQAIIEEFARSNNAFGTRKLKPVLEKRGFTVSRRRIGRIMKKFHLVSKYNRPSYKPQRTGVNQARIENILNREFSQEEPMKVIVTDLTYVKVATKWFYVCFILDLFNREIIGYSAGPHKTADLVMQALATVKGDLHMVNTFHTDRGKEFDNHTIDELLDTFDIERSLSRKGNPYDNAVAESTYKSFKFEFVYDNRFDTLYELQVQLMDYVHWWNNFRPHGALNYESPIDYRKTWEEEQSENGRDKSFVYRSATESKQYEARTERVVLPL from the exons ATGTCAACGCGCAGAAAGAGACGCAGTTACTCAGATGAATTTAAACATCAAATCGTAGACCTACACAAAGCAGGAAAACCAAGAAATGAAATCATTTCAGAATATGAACTAACCCCTTCCACTTTCGACCGCTGGGTCCGCGAGAATACTGAATCGGGTTCTTTCAAAGTTCAGGACAATCTGACCCCTGAACAAAAAGAACTGAGAGCTTTAAAGAAGCGAAATGCTCAATTGGAAATGGAAAATGATATTTTAAAGCAAGCGGCGCTGATATTCGGGCGAAGGT TCGAAGTAATCAAAGCAAACAAACATAAGTATTCTATATCAGCGATGTGCCGTGCCCTCAAAATTAACAGAGGATCTTATTATTATGAAGCCAAAAAGAAAGAAAGTGAATCAGAACTCGAACAAGCAATCATTGAAGAATTCGCAAGAAGTAATAATGCGTTCGGCACGCGGAAATTGAAACCTGTACTTGAAAAGAGAGGTTTTACTGTCTCTCGCCGTCGTATCGGTCGTATAATGAAAAAATTCCATCTCGTCTCAAAATATAACCGGCCGTCTTACAAACCCCAGAGAACCGGTGTTAATCAAGCTAGAATCGAAAACATCCTGAACCGTGAGTTCTCACAAGAAGAGCCGATGAAAGTGATCGTCACGGATTTGACTTACGTCAAAGTAGCTACTAAGTGGTTTTATGTATGTTTTATCCTTGATTTATTTAATCGTGAAATCATTGGTTATTCCGCTGGACCGCATAAGACCGCTGACTTAGTCATGCAGGCCCTGGCGACAGTTAAGGGCGATCTACATATGGTGAACACTTTTCATACCGATCGAGGAAAAGAATTTGATAACCATACGATCGATGAATTATTGGATACCTTTGACATTGAACGCTCGTTAAGTAGAAAAGGAAATCCGTATGACAATGCCGTAGCGGAATCGACATATAAATCGTTTAAGTTTGAATTTGTCTACGACAATCGATTCGATACACTCTATGAACTGCAGGTCCAACTTATGGACTACGTCCATTGGTGGAATAATTTCCGTCCGCATGGCGCACTAAACTACGAATCTCCCATAGACTATCGTAAAACTTGGGAAGAAGAACAGTCTGAAAATGGAAGAGATAAGTCATTCGTCTATCGGTCGGCCACTGAGTCAAAACAGTATGAGGCCAGGACGGAAAGGGTGGTCTTGCCCTTGTAG
- a CDS encoding IS256-like element IS1542 family transposase — translation MTQVHFTLNNEEVQSIIEHSVKDEVSKNILTTVFNQLMENQRTEYIQADDYERSESRQSQRNGYYERDFTTRVGTLELKVPRTRDGEFSPTVFERYQRNEKALLASMLEMYVSGVSTRKVSKIVEELCGKSVSKSFVSSLTEQLDPMVNEWQNRSLSGTSYPYLMTDVLYIKVREDHRVLSKSCHIAIGITEGGDREIIGFMIQNEESDDTWSIFFEYLKERGLQGTELIISDAHKGLVSAIRKSFTNASWQRCQVHFLRNIFSSIPKKNSKPFREAVKAIFKFTDIELARTAKNALVGEYIDQSKYTKACETLDNGFEDAFQYTVIGNGHNRLKSTNLLERLNQEVRRREKIIRIFPNRTSANRLIGAVLIDLHDEWLSSTRKYIKFDQ, via the coding sequence ATGACCCAAGTACATTTTACACTGAACAACGAAGAGGTTCAAAGTATTATTGAACATTCGGTAAAAGATGAAGTTTCTAAAAATATTTTGACCACTGTTTTCAACCAATTGATGGAAAATCAACGAACAGAATATATTCAAGCCGATGACTATGAACGTTCAGAAAGTCGTCAGAGTCAAAGAAATGGCTATTATGAGCGAGACTTTACGACTCGTGTGGGCACACTCGAGTTAAAAGTGCCTAGAACACGTGATGGTGAATTTTCACCGACGGTGTTTGAGCGTTATCAGCGAAATGAAAAGGCACTGCTCGCTTCAATGCTTGAGATGTATGTTTCAGGCGTTTCGACACGTAAAGTTTCAAAGATTGTTGAAGAGCTATGTGGAAAATCGGTATCGAAATCTTTTGTTTCTAGCCTGACTGAGCAGTTAGACCCGATGGTCAACGAATGGCAGAACCGTTCACTCTCAGGTACGAGTTATCCTTATCTGATGACTGATGTTCTCTACATAAAAGTCCGTGAGGACCATCGAGTGCTTTCTAAAAGCTGCCATATTGCGATCGGGATAACAGAAGGTGGTGATCGTGAAATCATTGGCTTCATGATCCAAAATGAAGAAAGTGATGACACATGGTCCATCTTCTTTGAATACTTAAAAGAACGCGGTCTACAGGGGACAGAACTCATCATTTCTGATGCCCATAAAGGCCTAGTGTCTGCAATTCGTAAGTCATTTACCAACGCGAGTTGGCAGAGATGCCAGGTCCATTTTTTAAGAAACATCTTCAGTTCCATTCCAAAAAAGAATTCAAAACCGTTTAGAGAAGCAGTAAAAGCGATCTTTAAGTTTACGGATATTGAACTCGCTCGAACAGCTAAGAATGCCTTAGTCGGTGAATATATCGACCAGTCTAAATATACAAAAGCTTGCGAAACATTGGATAATGGCTTCGAAGATGCCTTTCAATACACGGTTATCGGAAATGGTCACAATCGGCTAAAAAGCACCAACCTTCTTGAACGACTGAACCAGGAAGTCCGCAGAAGAGAAAAGATTATTCGGATTTTTCCCAACCGAACGTCTGCCAATCGATTAATTGGAGCTGTCCTTATAGACCTTCATGACGAATGGCTCAGTTCTACAAGAAAATATATTAAGTTTGATCAATGA
- a CDS encoding NAD(P)-binding protein has product MTAKERIAIIGAGIGGLSAAIRLQHAGYQVEIFGKNLSGKLDVYTFDLGPTIVMWLQAYRELLTITGRGPEDYSPT; this is encoded by the coding sequence ATGACAGCTAAAGAAAGAATCGCAATCATTGGGGCAGGGATAGGTGGTTTATCTGCAGCTATCCGCTTGCAGCATGCAGGATACCAAGTTGAAATTTTTGGAAAGAATCTTTCCGGAAAGCTAGATGTCTATACCTTTGATCTAGGTCCAACGATTGTCATGTGGCTACAAGCGTATAGAGAGTTGCTTACAATAACTGGACGGGGCCCAGAAGACTATTCTCCTACGTAG
- a CDS encoding methylated-DNA--[protein]-cysteine S-methyltransferase — MLKSIFQSKLGDITILANDHGLIGVWFEDQAHFGAGFDLGQVAVDHQHPIIQQTKAWLTAYFNGENPQPSKLPLNLQGTAYQQEVWSELQKVPYGQTITYQELAENVATRQSKGRGSARAVGGAVGRNPISIIVPCHRVVGTNGDLTGYAGGIDRKIALLKLEGYLTDDK, encoded by the coding sequence ATGCTAAAAAGCATTTTTCAATCTAAATTAGGGGACATCACTATATTAGCAAATGACCATGGTCTTATTGGCGTATGGTTTGAAGACCAGGCACATTTTGGTGCGGGCTTTGATTTAGGCCAGGTAGCAGTTGATCATCAACATCCAATCATTCAACAGACTAAAGCTTGGTTGACTGCCTACTTTAATGGAGAAAACCCACAACCATCAAAGTTACCATTAAACCTTCAAGGTACAGCTTACCAGCAAGAAGTCTGGTCTGAATTACAGAAAGTACCCTACGGCCAAACGATTACCTATCAAGAGTTAGCTGAGAATGTCGCTACTCGTCAAAGTAAGGGCAGAGGTTCTGCAAGAGCTGTAGGTGGCGCAGTTGGGCGTAACCCCATTTCGATTATTGTCCCTTGCCATCGTGTAGTAGGCACAAATGGTGATCTAACTGGCTATGCAGGTGGTATCGACCGTAAAATAGCTTTGCTTAAATTAGAAGGTTATTTAACTGATGACAAATGA
- a CDS encoding TetR/AcrR family transcriptional regulator, giving the protein MSLKDSSSRSRIIEVARNMFMSSGYKATSTRMIAKEVGITQPNLYYHFKNKESLYLGVLDEIGGEVYTDLLAIVENDQLDLTGKLLQMSYYLQDNQDMDIYTMMQDMQADISIESRRILYQIFQESYKRPFILLFDDYEKQLKHQLTGEKIATYFFVTLAPYISSKQTISKTIALEEMIDLFLHGII; this is encoded by the coding sequence ATGTCCTTAAAAGATTCTTCAAGCAGAAGTCGTATTATTGAAGTTGCACGAAATATGTTTATGTCAAGTGGTTATAAGGCTACCTCTACTAGAATGATTGCGAAAGAAGTTGGGATTACACAACCAAACTTATATTATCATTTTAAAAACAAGGAAAGTCTTTATCTTGGGGTTTTAGATGAAATAGGTGGAGAAGTATACACTGACCTATTGGCGATTGTTGAAAATGACCAACTTGATCTAACTGGTAAACTATTACAAATGTCTTATTATCTACAAGATAACCAAGACATGGATATCTATACTATGATGCAAGATATGCAAGCAGACATTTCCATTGAAAGTAGACGCATCCTATACCAAATCTTTCAAGAAAGTTATAAACGGCCATTCATTTTATTATTTGATGATTACGAAAAGCAATTAAAACATCAGCTTACTGGAGAGAAAATTGCTACATATTTCTTTGTGACACTGGCCCCTTATATTTCTTCTAAACAAACAATCAGCAAAACGATTGCTTTAGAGGAAATGATTGATTTATTTCTGCACGGGATTATCTAA